One stretch of Chiloscyllium plagiosum isolate BGI_BamShark_2017 chromosome 17, ASM401019v2, whole genome shotgun sequence DNA includes these proteins:
- the LOC122558520 gene encoding uncharacterized protein LOC122558520 codes for MGSRLPVSCGLAVILTALCAVSGNSKFSVGQYPEILNETVGSNATFYCSFPFARDVSKVQVNWWRDGERGFLQRSSDFRYHFEIRNKASAAFHILHVDVSDSGLYYCRVSNQGKAGQGSGSRLLVTASPNSPQIDATLFGRGSGIFLRLACLSGAFHSDQLSVRWFVNGSEVLSGIRSQVEPRPGQGFEASSYLEETRPVRNGTLYSCRLSFSGKQVEVRYTYISGAEAFAEPDSGVLPWWIYIAVGSGVFLLLLLIITIILCKFCRGRRRKRGEHRCVQHMQKPTNFKMAYTAMDSSGPSTDTKHQYVEKKTACPPVPLRNPQKNNKLIYASPQLRKQQGRK; via the exons ATGGGCAGCCGACTGCCCGTTTCCTGTGGGCTCGCTGTCATCCTGACCGCTCTCTGTGCAG tctcTGGGAATTCCAAGTTCAGCGTGGGTCAGTATCCGGAAATCCTGAACGAGACAGTCGGTTCCAACGCAACTTTCTACTGCAGTTTCCCGTTCGCTCGGGATGTTTCCAAGGTCCAGGTGAACTGGTGGAGGGACGGGGAGCGGGGCTTTCTCCAGAGAAGCAGCGATTTCAGGTATCACTTCGAAATCCGGAATAAAGCCAGCGCCGCCTTTCACATTCTGCATGTGGATGTGTCTGATTCCGGGCTCTATTACTGCCGCGTTAGCAACCAGGGCAAAGCGGGGCAAGGCAGCGGCTCACGGCTCCTGGTCACCG CTTCCCCGAATTCTCCGCAGATTGACGCCACCCTGTTCGGGAGAGGGTCCGGGATCTTCCTCAGGCTCGCCTGTCTCTCTGGGGCCTTTCACTCGGACCAGCTGAGTGTCCGTTGGTTTGTGAACGGCAGCGAGGTGCTGAGCGGGATCCGCAGCCAGGTCGAGCCGAGGCCGGGCCAAGGGTTCGAGGCTTCCAGTTACCTGGAGGAGACGCGGCCGGTTCGCAATGGGACGCTTTACAGCTGCCGGCTGTCGTTCAGTGGGAAGCAAGTGGAAGTCCGGTACACCTACATCTCCGGTGCTGAAG CTTTTGCAGAGCCAGACTCAGGTGTTCTGCCTTGGTGGATCTATATCGCTGTCGGGAGTGGGGTTTTCCTCCTGCTGCTTCTGATTATTACAATAATACTTTGTAAATTCTGCAGAG GCAGAAGACGAAAAAGAGGAGAACACAGATGTGTTCAG CATATGCAGAAACCAACTAATTTCAAGATGGCATATACAGCTATGGATTCCAGTGGCCCTTCAACAGATACAAAGCACCAGTATGTGGAAAAGAAAACAGCTTGTCCCCCCGTCCCACTAAGAAACccacagaaaaacaacaaacttatTTATGCCTCACCACAACTCAGAAAGCAACAGGGCCGAAAATGA